The following proteins come from a genomic window of Ailuropoda melanoleuca isolate Jingjing chromosome 2, ASM200744v2, whole genome shotgun sequence:
- the CLCC1 gene encoding chloride channel CLIC-like protein 1 isoform X1: MRLAVGLVTPAYLVIQPSPGPTTSILELTVSKVHFAALPPSPRPLSMASCRMLYSLLLCECLWLITGYAHDDDWIDPTDMLNYDAASGTMRKSQVKYGVSEKKEFSPDLSHADELSECYSKLDSLTHKIDECEKKKKEDYESQSNPVFRRYLHKILIEARKLGLPEENKDDMHYDAEIILKRQTLLEIQKFLSGEDWKPGALDDALSDILINFKFHDFETWKWRFEDFFGVDPYNLLMVLLCLLCIVGLVATELWTYVHWYTQLRRVLFISFLVSLGWNWMYLYKLAFAQHQAEIAKMEPLTNVCAEKMDWIGSLWELLRSSWTYKDDPCQKYYELLLVNPIWLVPPTKALAVTFTNFVTEPLKHIGKGAGEFIKEFMKEIPILLHIPVLIIMALAVLSFCYGAGRSVNMLRHLGGPEREPPRALEPGDRGRLQEVDSRPHGGAGLAARAPKCSGHVMYRRQRRARGPRWCPVINYLFRIQNPKSLVESRGKAHRQKAVLKAACLLGLSLAQTPQRRWKVHLQRKRPSSGLMSEAAQRKAARPAQPAVERIRVVAPGARGAQTRSTAQRSSLGFGKYTLHNYLLFSTNTLTFTTLQVPT; this comes from the exons ATGAGGCTGGCCGTGGGCCTCGTCACCCCAGCCTACCTGGTCATCCAACCATCTCCCGGCCCCACCACATCCATCCTCGAATTGACGGTTTCGAAGGTTCACTTTGctgctctgcctccctcacctCGCCCTCTTAGCATG gcTTCATGCAGGATGCTGTATTCTCTGCTCCTTTGTGAATGTCTGTGGCTGATAACCGGTTATGCTCACGATGATGACTGGATTGACCCCACAGACATGCTTAACTATGATGCTGCTTCAGGAACAATGAGAAAATCtcag GTAAAATATGGTGtatcagagaaaaaagaattcagtCCTGACTTGTCACATGCAGATGAATTGTCGGAATGTTATAGCAAGCTTGATTCTTTAACTCAtaag ATCGATGAGtgtgaaaagaagaagaaggaagactATGAAAGTCAAAGCAATCCTGTTTTTAGGAGATACTTACATAAGATTTTGATTGAAGCCAGAAAGCTCGGACTC CCTGAAGAGAACAAAGATGATATGCATTATGATGCTGAGATTATCCTAAAAAGACAAaccttgttagaaatacagaagttTCTCAGTGGAGAGGATTGGAAACCAGGAGCCTTGGATGATGCACtaagtgatattttaattaattttaagtttcaTGATTTTGAAACCTGGAAGTGGCGATTTGAAGACTTCTTTGGAGTGGATCCATATAATTTGTTGATG GTGCTTCTGTGTCTGCTCTGTATCGTGGGATTAGTAGCTACCGAGCTGTGGACGTATGTGCATTGGTACACCCAGTTGAGACGTGTTTTATTCATCAGTTTCCTCGTCAGTTTGGGATGGAATTGGATGTATTTATATAAG CTCGCGTTCGCACAGCATCAGGCCGAGATTGCCAAGATGGAGCCGTTAACCAATGTGTGTGCTGAGAAGATGGACTGGATCGGAAGCCTCTGGG AATTGTTGAGAAGTTCATGGACCTATAAGGATGACCCATGCCAAAAATACTATGAGCTCTTATTAGTGAACCCTATTTGGTTGGTCCCACCAACAAAG GCACTGGCGGTTACATTCACCAACTTTGTCACGGAGCCATTGAAACACATTGGAAAAGGAGCTGGTGAATTTATTAAAGAGTTCATGAAGGAGATTCCCATATTACTTCACATTCCAGTGCTGATCATTATGGCATTAGCTGTCCTG AGTTTCTGCTATGGTGCTGGAAGATCAGTTAATATGCTGAGACATTTAGGTGGTCCTGAGAGAGAGCCACCCCGGGCGCTGGAGCCGGGTGATAGAGGACGGCTGCAGGAAGTTGATAGTAGACCCCATGGTGGAGCAG GACTGGCAGCAAGAGCCCCGAAGTGCTCCGGCCATGTGATGTACCGCAGGCAGAGGCGAGCGCGCGGCCCGAGGTGGTGCCCTGT CATAAATTACCTGTTCAGGATACAAAACCCAAAGAGTTTGGTGGAATCCAGGGGGAAAGCACACCGCCAGAAAGCAGTCCTGAAAGCAGCCTGTCTACTAGGCCTGTCTCTGGCCCAGACTCCTCAGAGAAGGTGGAAGGTTCACCTGCAGAGGAAAAGGCCCAGCTCAGGACTGATGTCAGAGGCAGCCCAGAGGAAGGCAGCGCGTCCAGCCCAGCCGGCTGTGGAAAGGATCCGGGTAGTGGCCCCCGGGGCTAGAGGAGCACAGACTCGGAGCACAGCTCAGAGGTCGTCTTTGGGTTTTGGCAAGTACACTCTTCACAACTATTTGCTCTTCTCTACAAATACTCTGACATTTACTACTCTACAGGTGCCAAcgtaa
- the CLCC1 gene encoding chloride channel CLIC-like protein 1 isoform X3, which yields MLYSLLLCECLWLITGYAHDDDWIDPTDMLNYDAASGTMRKSQVKYGVSEKKEFSPDLSHADELSECYSKLDSLTHKIDECEKKKKEDYESQSNPVFRRYLHKILIEARKLGLPEENKDDMHYDAEIILKRQTLLEIQKFLSGEDWKPGALDDALSDILINFKFHDFETWKWRFEDFFGVDPYNLLMVLLCLLCIVGLVATELWTYVHWYTQLRRVLFISFLVSLGWNWMYLYKLAFAQHQAEIAKMEPLTNVCAEKMDWIGSLWELLRSSWTYKDDPCQKYYELLLVNPIWLVPPTKALAVTFTNFVTEPLKHIGKGAGEFIKEFMKEIPILLHIPVLIIMALAVLSFCYGAGRSVNMLRHLGGPEREPPRALEPGDRGRLQEVDSRPHGGAGLAARAPKCSGHVMYRRQRRARGPRWCPVINYLFRIQNPKSLVESRGKAHRQKAVLKAACLLGLSLAQTPQRRWKVHLQRKRPSSGLMSEAAQRKAARPAQPAVERIRVVAPGARGAQTRSTAQRSSLGFGKYTLHNYLLFSTNTLTFTTLQVPT from the exons ATGCTGTATTCTCTGCTCCTTTGTGAATGTCTGTGGCTGATAACCGGTTATGCTCACGATGATGACTGGATTGACCCCACAGACATGCTTAACTATGATGCTGCTTCAGGAACAATGAGAAAATCtcag GTAAAATATGGTGtatcagagaaaaaagaattcagtCCTGACTTGTCACATGCAGATGAATTGTCGGAATGTTATAGCAAGCTTGATTCTTTAACTCAtaag ATCGATGAGtgtgaaaagaagaagaaggaagactATGAAAGTCAAAGCAATCCTGTTTTTAGGAGATACTTACATAAGATTTTGATTGAAGCCAGAAAGCTCGGACTC CCTGAAGAGAACAAAGATGATATGCATTATGATGCTGAGATTATCCTAAAAAGACAAaccttgttagaaatacagaagttTCTCAGTGGAGAGGATTGGAAACCAGGAGCCTTGGATGATGCACtaagtgatattttaattaattttaagtttcaTGATTTTGAAACCTGGAAGTGGCGATTTGAAGACTTCTTTGGAGTGGATCCATATAATTTGTTGATG GTGCTTCTGTGTCTGCTCTGTATCGTGGGATTAGTAGCTACCGAGCTGTGGACGTATGTGCATTGGTACACCCAGTTGAGACGTGTTTTATTCATCAGTTTCCTCGTCAGTTTGGGATGGAATTGGATGTATTTATATAAG CTCGCGTTCGCACAGCATCAGGCCGAGATTGCCAAGATGGAGCCGTTAACCAATGTGTGTGCTGAGAAGATGGACTGGATCGGAAGCCTCTGGG AATTGTTGAGAAGTTCATGGACCTATAAGGATGACCCATGCCAAAAATACTATGAGCTCTTATTAGTGAACCCTATTTGGTTGGTCCCACCAACAAAG GCACTGGCGGTTACATTCACCAACTTTGTCACGGAGCCATTGAAACACATTGGAAAAGGAGCTGGTGAATTTATTAAAGAGTTCATGAAGGAGATTCCCATATTACTTCACATTCCAGTGCTGATCATTATGGCATTAGCTGTCCTG AGTTTCTGCTATGGTGCTGGAAGATCAGTTAATATGCTGAGACATTTAGGTGGTCCTGAGAGAGAGCCACCCCGGGCGCTGGAGCCGGGTGATAGAGGACGGCTGCAGGAAGTTGATAGTAGACCCCATGGTGGAGCAG GACTGGCAGCAAGAGCCCCGAAGTGCTCCGGCCATGTGATGTACCGCAGGCAGAGGCGAGCGCGCGGCCCGAGGTGGTGCCCTGT CATAAATTACCTGTTCAGGATACAAAACCCAAAGAGTTTGGTGGAATCCAGGGGGAAAGCACACCGCCAGAAAGCAGTCCTGAAAGCAGCCTGTCTACTAGGCCTGTCTCTGGCCCAGACTCCTCAGAGAAGGTGGAAGGTTCACCTGCAGAGGAAAAGGCCCAGCTCAGGACTGATGTCAGAGGCAGCCCAGAGGAAGGCAGCGCGTCCAGCCCAGCCGGCTGTGGAAAGGATCCGGGTAGTGGCCCCCGGGGCTAGAGGAGCACAGACTCGGAGCACAGCTCAGAGGTCGTCTTTGGGTTTTGGCAAGTACACTCTTCACAACTATTTGCTCTTCTCTACAAATACTCTGACATTTACTACTCTACAGGTGCCAAcgtaa
- the CLCC1 gene encoding chloride channel CLIC-like protein 1 isoform X2 has product MRLAVGLVTPAYLVIQPSPGPTTSILELTVSKVHFAALPPSPRPLSMASCRMLYSLLLCECLWLITGYAHDDDWIDPTDMLNYDAASGTMRKSQVKYGVSEKKEFSPDLSHADELSECYSKLDSLTHKIDECEKKKKEDYESQSNPVFRRYLHKILIEARKLGLPEENKDDMHYDAEIILKRQTLLEIQKFLSGEDWKPGALDDALSDILINFKFHDFETWKWRFEDFFGVDPYNLLMVLLCLLCIVGLVATELWTYVHWYTQLRRVLFISFLVSLGWNWMYLYKLAFAQHQAEIAKMEPLTNVCAEKMDWIGSLWELLRSSWTYKDDPCQKYYELLLVNPIWLVPPTKALAVTFTNFVTEPLKHIGKGAGEFIKEFMKEIPILLHIPVLIIMALAVLSFCYGAGRSVNMLRHLGGPEREPPRALEPGDRGRLQEVDSRPHGGAGDARFPDRGHISPFEQGPYDRTYEGRRDGMRERAVDLIPRTGSKSPEVLRPCDVPQAEASARPEVVPCHKLPVQDTKPKEFGGIQGESTPPESSPESSLSTRPVSGPDSSEKVEGSPAEEKAQLRTDVRGSPEEGSASSPAGCGKDPGSGPRG; this is encoded by the exons ATGAGGCTGGCCGTGGGCCTCGTCACCCCAGCCTACCTGGTCATCCAACCATCTCCCGGCCCCACCACATCCATCCTCGAATTGACGGTTTCGAAGGTTCACTTTGctgctctgcctccctcacctCGCCCTCTTAGCATG gcTTCATGCAGGATGCTGTATTCTCTGCTCCTTTGTGAATGTCTGTGGCTGATAACCGGTTATGCTCACGATGATGACTGGATTGACCCCACAGACATGCTTAACTATGATGCTGCTTCAGGAACAATGAGAAAATCtcag GTAAAATATGGTGtatcagagaaaaaagaattcagtCCTGACTTGTCACATGCAGATGAATTGTCGGAATGTTATAGCAAGCTTGATTCTTTAACTCAtaag ATCGATGAGtgtgaaaagaagaagaaggaagactATGAAAGTCAAAGCAATCCTGTTTTTAGGAGATACTTACATAAGATTTTGATTGAAGCCAGAAAGCTCGGACTC CCTGAAGAGAACAAAGATGATATGCATTATGATGCTGAGATTATCCTAAAAAGACAAaccttgttagaaatacagaagttTCTCAGTGGAGAGGATTGGAAACCAGGAGCCTTGGATGATGCACtaagtgatattttaattaattttaagtttcaTGATTTTGAAACCTGGAAGTGGCGATTTGAAGACTTCTTTGGAGTGGATCCATATAATTTGTTGATG GTGCTTCTGTGTCTGCTCTGTATCGTGGGATTAGTAGCTACCGAGCTGTGGACGTATGTGCATTGGTACACCCAGTTGAGACGTGTTTTATTCATCAGTTTCCTCGTCAGTTTGGGATGGAATTGGATGTATTTATATAAG CTCGCGTTCGCACAGCATCAGGCCGAGATTGCCAAGATGGAGCCGTTAACCAATGTGTGTGCTGAGAAGATGGACTGGATCGGAAGCCTCTGGG AATTGTTGAGAAGTTCATGGACCTATAAGGATGACCCATGCCAAAAATACTATGAGCTCTTATTAGTGAACCCTATTTGGTTGGTCCCACCAACAAAG GCACTGGCGGTTACATTCACCAACTTTGTCACGGAGCCATTGAAACACATTGGAAAAGGAGCTGGTGAATTTATTAAAGAGTTCATGAAGGAGATTCCCATATTACTTCACATTCCAGTGCTGATCATTATGGCATTAGCTGTCCTG AGTTTCTGCTATGGTGCTGGAAGATCAGTTAATATGCTGAGACATTTAGGTGGTCCTGAGAGAGAGCCACCCCGGGCGCTGGAGCCGGGTGATAGAGGACGGCTGCAGGAAGTTGATAGTAGACCCCATGGTGGAGCAGGTGATGCACGTTTCCCCGATAGAGGCCACATCAGCCCCTTTGAGCAAGGCCCTTATGACAGAACGTATGAGGGTAGAAGAGATggtatgagagagagagctgttGACTTGATACCTAGGACTGGCAGCAAGAGCCCCGAAGTGCTCCGGCCATGTGATGTACCGCAGGCAGAGGCGAGCGCGCGGCCCGAGGTGGTGCCCTGT CATAAATTACCTGTTCAGGATACAAAACCCAAAGAGTTTGGTGGAATCCAGGGGGAAAGCACACCGCCAGAAAGCAGTCCTGAAAGCAGCCTGTCTACTAGGCCTGTCTCTGGCCCAGACTCCTCAGAGAAGGTGGAAGGTTCACCTGCAGAGGAAAAGGCCCAGCTCAGGACTGATGTCAGAGGCAGCCCAGAGGAAGGCAGCGCGTCCAGCCCAGCCGGCTGTGGAAAGGATCCGGGTAGTGGCCCCCGGGGCTAG